The following are encoded together in the Actinoplanes sp. N902-109 genome:
- a CDS encoding oligosaccharide flippase family protein codes for MTAVTEDAGKLANSVGLLMIRKVLGSVLSALSSVVVVRSLSPDHFGAYAAGLAAYYLLQALTEFGFGEVLGRALGQGSGAGAALGRLVLRVNLLWSGGVAVAGVVVAGFFAFGTIRSGTLLVMTPALALAGTSALRQFFYARHEVGRMAAFDLSTSVASTVVIVALAVLDAPAVAMAAAASAAAVANSLLVLRASRRWLTPDAGAAAEPAPSARVLFRDAYPIGIASFLATAYVSIDVVILSSLFAADLVGQYASAVKVLSILTIFPGIVMSVALPQLSADWGDPSRFGDLLTRMWHWFMSLVMPGLVIVAANATGVMTLLFGDAYAAAGAYLRILLVAGFVSMFSQLLGVVIVAAARAKWLVAQNVIALVINVGGNLVIAPRVGIEASAWLTVITEVTVCTGSWFVLRDRIPYGGLLRVSLLPLLAAAAAVASGAAFSAQPWVALPLSGVVFVVVLTLLRGWPSELVRMLPRTVKA; via the coding sequence ATGACCGCAGTCACTGAGGACGCCGGGAAGCTGGCCAACTCCGTTGGTCTCCTGATGATCCGGAAAGTCCTCGGATCGGTTCTGTCCGCGCTCTCCTCCGTCGTGGTGGTGCGATCGCTGTCGCCTGATCACTTCGGTGCGTACGCCGCCGGCCTTGCCGCCTACTACTTGTTGCAGGCGCTGACCGAGTTCGGGTTCGGTGAGGTGCTCGGGCGGGCGCTCGGGCAGGGGTCCGGGGCCGGTGCCGCGCTGGGCCGGCTTGTGCTGCGCGTCAACCTGCTCTGGTCGGGCGGGGTGGCCGTGGCCGGGGTGGTGGTTGCCGGTTTCTTCGCCTTCGGGACGATCCGGAGCGGCACTCTGCTCGTCATGACGCCGGCCCTGGCGTTGGCGGGGACCAGTGCGTTGCGGCAGTTCTTCTATGCCCGGCATGAGGTCGGCCGGATGGCGGCCTTCGACCTGTCGACGTCGGTGGCGTCGACCGTGGTGATCGTGGCGCTGGCCGTGCTCGATGCGCCGGCTGTCGCCATGGCCGCGGCGGCTTCCGCTGCTGCGGTTGCCAACAGCTTGCTCGTCCTGCGGGCCTCCCGCCGGTGGCTGACTCCGGATGCGGGTGCCGCAGCCGAGCCGGCTCCGTCGGCCCGGGTGCTGTTCCGGGATGCGTACCCCATCGGGATCGCTTCCTTCCTGGCCACCGCGTACGTGTCGATCGACGTCGTGATTCTGTCGAGCCTCTTCGCGGCGGACCTGGTGGGGCAGTACGCGAGCGCGGTGAAGGTGCTGAGCATCCTCACGATCTTCCCGGGCATCGTGATGTCGGTCGCCTTGCCGCAGCTGTCGGCGGACTGGGGTGATCCGAGCCGGTTCGGTGACCTGCTCACGAGGATGTGGCACTGGTTCATGAGCCTGGTCATGCCGGGTCTGGTGATCGTGGCGGCCAACGCGACCGGGGTCATGACGCTGCTGTTCGGCGATGCCTACGCCGCTGCCGGGGCGTACCTGCGGATCCTGCTGGTGGCCGGGTTCGTCTCGATGTTCTCCCAACTGCTCGGGGTCGTCATCGTGGCCGCCGCCCGGGCCAAGTGGCTGGTGGCGCAGAACGTCATCGCCTTGGTCATCAACGTCGGCGGCAATCTGGTGATCGCTCCCCGGGTCGGCATCGAGGCGTCCGCCTGGCTGACGGTGATCACCGAGGTCACCGTGTGTACGGGTTCGTGGTTCGTGCTTCGCGACCGGATCCCGTACGGAGGCTTGCTGCGGGTCAGTCTCCTGCCGTTGCTCGCGGCAGCGGCGGCCGTCGCCTCCGGGGCCGCGTTCTCCGCGCAACCGTGGGTCGCGCTGCCGCTCTCCGGGGTTGTTTTCGTGGTCGTGCTGACGCTGTTGCGCGGCTGGCCCAGCGAGTTGGTCCGGATGCTTCCTCGAACGGTGAAGGCGTGA
- a CDS encoding O-antigen ligase has product MLARVVLLTYRNRTVDLSKLEPKQIGVLVLAAPFVLLGASGWTERLLFTSPSPTKYVLTVVTPIIAAVVALAPSPFLVFVGAAVFVAPAATLNVSFLGVSFQALVVVCLLAGIPLLLGLTKPVGKSAMAAVLPYLAVLVAIPVARGSEIWEPISIGLYAGALIFLCARAVKLGGGLAVVLGASFSSLLVQAALAIWEFQTHSEFDIYTGTVRSTSGYFFDFQSQPRPTGTFTDPISLGTALVVAIPVGIAVLHLLLLRRKWLAAAGMVASIAVIGVGLALSLSRMASLGAIASLAAVVVFAPRNARLRVAGMAGGLLAVLLAGAIALGGPSLIERASSVSDPTASGVATAEGDRGREYLWSLAWETGLENPVSGVGVGNFSKVLLAHAPGSTASTHAHSVYLQVFSESGLLGLGALALLLGGVTVDLRRARARAPVLTAGLAGAVVALCIAAVTDVVTIKYVAVAATLAPMFGLIAGLAGRDADDRSH; this is encoded by the coding sequence ATGCTTGCCAGAGTCGTCCTGCTGACCTACCGGAACAGGACGGTCGATCTCTCCAAGCTCGAGCCGAAGCAGATCGGTGTCCTCGTCCTGGCGGCGCCCTTCGTTCTGCTCGGTGCTTCGGGCTGGACCGAACGGTTGCTCTTCACCAGCCCCTCGCCGACGAAGTACGTGCTGACCGTCGTCACCCCGATCATTGCGGCTGTTGTCGCCCTGGCGCCGAGCCCGTTCCTGGTATTTGTCGGGGCGGCGGTCTTCGTGGCGCCGGCTGCGACGCTCAACGTGAGTTTTCTCGGGGTGAGCTTTCAAGCCTTGGTGGTCGTGTGTCTGCTCGCCGGTATCCCGCTCCTGCTCGGGCTGACGAAGCCGGTGGGCAAGTCGGCCATGGCTGCCGTGCTGCCTTACCTGGCCGTCCTGGTGGCCATTCCGGTAGCGCGCGGGTCGGAGATCTGGGAACCCATCAGCATCGGCCTGTACGCCGGTGCGTTGATCTTCTTGTGTGCGCGGGCGGTCAAGCTGGGCGGGGGTCTGGCCGTCGTCCTCGGCGCCAGCTTCTCCTCGCTGCTGGTGCAGGCCGCGCTGGCGATCTGGGAGTTTCAGACGCACAGCGAGTTCGACATCTATACGGGCACCGTGCGAAGCACCTCCGGCTACTTCTTCGATTTCCAGAGCCAGCCTCGTCCGACCGGCACCTTCACCGATCCCATCTCGCTGGGTACGGCGCTCGTCGTGGCCATCCCCGTTGGCATCGCGGTGCTGCACCTGCTGCTTCTGCGACGCAAGTGGCTGGCTGCAGCGGGCATGGTGGCTTCGATTGCCGTGATCGGTGTCGGACTCGCGCTGTCGTTGTCCCGGATGGCGTCGCTCGGAGCTATCGCCTCACTGGCGGCTGTCGTGGTGTTTGCCCCCAGGAATGCTCGTCTGCGTGTGGCCGGGATGGCCGGCGGTCTGCTCGCCGTGTTGCTCGCCGGCGCGATCGCCCTGGGTGGGCCTTCTCTCATCGAGCGGGCGTCCTCCGTCTCCGACCCGACGGCCAGCGGAGTCGCTACCGCTGAAGGTGACCGCGGGCGCGAATACCTATGGAGCCTCGCCTGGGAGACCGGCCTCGAGAATCCTGTCTCCGGTGTCGGAGTAGGTAATTTCAGCAAGGTTCTCCTCGCTCACGCCCCGGGCAGTACCGCCAGCACGCACGCGCACTCCGTCTATCTCCAAGTGTTCTCGGAGAGCGGCCTGTTGGGCCTTGGTGCCCTCGCGCTGCTCCTGGGCGGGGTGACGGTGGACCTGCGGAGGGCTCGAGCTCGCGCACCGGTCCTGACGGCGGGGCTCGCGGGAGCGGTGGTTGCTCTGTGCATAGCGGCTGTGACCGATGTCGTAACGATCAAATACGTAGCCGTGGCCGCGACGCTCGCACCGATGTTCGGTCTCATTGCCGGCCTGGCTGGGCGGGACGCTGATGACCGCAGTCACTGA
- a CDS encoding sugar transferase: protein MNELKTKPGLSSTHGDVRPLEEEKKDQRISSSATEVKVFPHEARQSPLVRFAVRLTAAKWLIAGDVVVATCFAIWWEQWTWPLLVGWLMSVMSWASSGLYRPRLHLALLDQLPQLMSQFFIAMTVALTVPALFGVPLELRRHAAGAALMITAMLVIRGSIFAVIRVGRGAGSVAHPTLIVGNGERARKVVEVLGRHRAYGLNVLGYVADRPTEDAGGAWNYLGDFEDLADVVRKHHIEILILDETTSHRRGLVEGLRHGSSAPTTFVLTQGWDRVPGTTGDHIGGVPIMRVSRGLRRGQQLGKRMFDIAMAMLSLALLSPLMITVALAVMAEDGHGPLFKQVRVGRNGKLFTMYKFRSMRPVAKANSDTQWSGDSEARISRIGKFIRATSIDELPQLFNILRGDMTFVGPRPERPHYVDKFSAMFPEYESRHRVTVGLTGLAQVSGLRGDTSIDDRVRHDNYYIDHWSLWFDIKVLIWTLGQAFGARGS from the coding sequence ATGAACGAGCTGAAGACCAAACCAGGATTGTCCTCGACGCATGGTGACGTGCGCCCGCTCGAGGAGGAAAAGAAAGACCAAAGGATTTCCTCCTCGGCGACCGAGGTCAAGGTCTTCCCGCACGAAGCGCGGCAGTCACCCCTCGTCCGGTTCGCGGTCCGCCTCACGGCGGCCAAGTGGCTGATTGCCGGCGACGTCGTCGTCGCCACCTGTTTCGCGATCTGGTGGGAGCAGTGGACGTGGCCGCTGCTGGTCGGCTGGCTGATGAGCGTCATGTCCTGGGCGTCGTCCGGTCTGTACCGGCCCCGGCTCCACCTCGCGCTGCTGGACCAGCTGCCCCAGCTGATGAGCCAGTTCTTCATCGCCATGACCGTCGCGCTGACGGTTCCGGCCCTGTTCGGCGTACCGCTCGAGTTGCGGCGCCACGCCGCCGGTGCGGCGCTGATGATCACCGCGATGCTGGTGATCCGGGGCTCGATCTTCGCCGTGATCAGGGTGGGGCGCGGGGCCGGCTCGGTCGCCCACCCGACGTTGATCGTCGGTAACGGCGAGCGCGCCCGCAAGGTCGTCGAGGTGCTGGGCCGGCACCGTGCCTACGGGCTCAACGTCCTCGGGTACGTCGCTGACCGGCCGACTGAGGACGCCGGCGGAGCCTGGAACTACCTGGGTGACTTCGAGGATCTCGCCGACGTGGTCCGCAAGCACCACATAGAGATCCTCATCCTCGACGAGACGACGTCGCACCGCCGTGGGCTGGTCGAAGGCCTGCGCCACGGGTCGAGCGCGCCCACCACATTCGTCCTGACCCAGGGTTGGGACCGGGTTCCTGGCACGACCGGGGACCACATCGGCGGCGTGCCCATCATGCGGGTGAGCCGGGGTTTGCGACGGGGTCAGCAACTGGGCAAGCGCATGTTCGACATCGCCATGGCGATGCTGAGCCTGGCGCTGCTGTCGCCGCTGATGATCACGGTTGCCCTCGCCGTCATGGCCGAGGACGGCCACGGCCCCCTGTTCAAGCAGGTGCGGGTCGGCCGTAACGGCAAGCTCTTCACGATGTACAAGTTCCGGTCCATGCGGCCGGTCGCCAAGGCCAACTCCGACACCCAGTGGTCCGGCGACAGCGAGGCCCGGATCAGCCGGATCGGCAAGTTCATCCGGGCCACATCGATCGACGAGCTCCCGCAACTGTTCAACATTCTGCGCGGGGACATGACCTTCGTCGGTCCCCGGCCGGAGCGGCCGCACTACGTCGACAAGTTCAGCGCGATGTTCCCGGAGTACGAGTCCCGGCACCGCGTGACGGTCGGCCTCACCGGTCTGGCACAGGTCAGCGGACTCCGCGGCGACACCTCGATCGACGACCGGGTCCGGCACGACAACTACTACATCGATCACTGGAGCCTGTGGTTCGACATCAAGGTCCTGATCTGGACCTTGGGACAAGCGTTCGGTGCTCGAGGCAGCTGA
- a CDS encoding L-type lectin-domain containing protein yields the protein MNRRVRSTWKTIAATAAAVAVAVCGSATAAQAASIKVIDYPNFNSGPALSLQGAASVVKPTGQPKVLRLVKSDNHTAGAAWAAHKISPTKPFITTFVGQIATGAVHGDGIAFVIQGAGNKALGWDGGGMGYSGIKSSVAVEFDTYKNSYDISDNHVAIVTGGNAEVQAASANAPRALAGQPFRGTISYEPLTKTLQVFVNAGNSTLPGTLVLSRTIDIAAAVGSGPVHVGFTAANGSNYSAQDIDSWTMFAG from the coding sequence TTGAACAGAAGAGTCCGCTCCACGTGGAAGACCATCGCGGCGACCGCCGCCGCCGTTGCCGTTGCCGTGTGTGGCTCGGCCACCGCTGCGCAGGCAGCCTCGATCAAGGTGATCGACTACCCCAACTTCAACAGCGGCCCGGCCCTCTCGCTGCAGGGTGCCGCGTCGGTGGTCAAGCCCACCGGCCAGCCGAAGGTCCTGCGGCTCGTCAAGAGCGACAACCACACCGCCGGCGCGGCATGGGCGGCGCACAAGATCAGCCCGACCAAGCCGTTCATCACGACGTTCGTCGGCCAGATCGCGACCGGGGCGGTGCACGGTGACGGCATCGCCTTCGTCATCCAGGGCGCCGGCAACAAGGCGCTCGGCTGGGACGGCGGCGGCATGGGCTACAGCGGCATCAAGTCCAGCGTCGCCGTCGAGTTCGACACCTACAAGAACTCGTACGACATCAGCGACAACCACGTCGCCATCGTGACCGGCGGCAACGCCGAGGTGCAGGCCGCTTCGGCGAACGCCCCGCGCGCCCTGGCCGGGCAGCCCTTCCGGGGCACCATCAGCTACGAGCCGTTGACCAAGACCCTGCAGGTCTTCGTCAACGCCGGCAACAGCACTCTCCCGGGCACGCTCGTCCTCAGCCGGACGATCGACATCGCCGCGGCGGTCGGCAGCGGGCCGGTGCACGTCGGCTTCACCGCCGCCAACGGCTCGAACTACAGCGCCCAGGACATCGACAGCTGGACCATGTTCGCCGGCTGA
- a CDS encoding UDP-glucose/GDP-mannose dehydrogenase family protein, with translation MTIPYAAGHLGPRFPRATVPSGAARPRLTFLGTGYLGATYAICFAELGYEVVGFDIDESKIEQLSNGSVPFHEPGLEQLLRTNLAAGRLRFTTSYAETAEFGDVHFICVGTPQRAGGMSADLSHVESAVTNLASNLTRRALIVGKSTVPVGTADWAEQLVAERVDPALGVEVAWSPEFLQEGFAVEDVLRPNRIVIGVKSQWAGSMLYEAHKGVFDLAAAEDREVPLLVTDFATAELVKVAANAFLATKISFINAMAEVCEAAGGDVVELARAIGYDPRIGGRFLQAGVGFGGGCLPKDIRAFQARAQELGAGEALRFLHEVDLINTRRRTKVLQLAAELLGRRMGPAGPELAGTRIAVLGATFKPNSDDIRDAPALAIAAALARAGAEVRVYDPEGRDNAERAQPDLLHKKSMDDAVRDTDLVCVLTEWAEFRNADPAELAPLAAHRNVIDGRNCLPPAAWTAAGWRYRGMGRPAPA, from the coding sequence ATGACGATCCCCTACGCAGCCGGTCACCTGGGACCGCGGTTCCCCCGGGCAACCGTGCCGTCCGGTGCGGCGCGACCGCGGCTCACGTTCCTCGGCACCGGCTACCTGGGTGCGACGTACGCGATCTGTTTCGCGGAGCTCGGTTACGAAGTGGTCGGCTTCGACATCGACGAGTCCAAGATCGAGCAGCTGTCGAACGGATCCGTGCCGTTCCACGAGCCGGGCCTGGAACAGTTGCTGCGTACCAACCTGGCAGCCGGTCGGCTGCGATTCACGACGAGTTACGCGGAGACCGCGGAGTTCGGCGACGTCCATTTCATCTGTGTCGGCACCCCCCAGCGAGCCGGCGGGATGAGCGCCGACCTGTCACACGTCGAGTCCGCGGTGACCAACCTGGCCTCGAACCTGACCCGGCGTGCCTTGATCGTCGGCAAATCCACTGTCCCGGTCGGCACGGCGGACTGGGCCGAACAGCTCGTGGCCGAACGGGTCGACCCGGCGCTCGGCGTCGAGGTGGCCTGGTCACCGGAGTTTCTGCAGGAGGGCTTTGCCGTCGAGGACGTGCTCCGGCCCAACCGGATCGTGATCGGCGTGAAGTCGCAGTGGGCCGGATCCATGCTGTACGAGGCGCACAAGGGTGTCTTCGACCTCGCCGCCGCCGAGGACCGGGAGGTCCCGCTGCTGGTGACCGACTTCGCCACTGCGGAACTCGTCAAGGTCGCCGCCAACGCCTTCCTCGCCACGAAGATCTCTTTCATCAACGCCATGGCGGAGGTCTGCGAGGCGGCCGGCGGAGACGTCGTCGAGCTGGCCCGGGCGATCGGCTACGACCCCCGCATCGGCGGCCGGTTCCTGCAGGCCGGTGTCGGCTTCGGCGGCGGCTGCCTGCCCAAGGACATCCGCGCCTTCCAGGCCCGGGCCCAGGAACTCGGCGCCGGTGAAGCCCTGCGCTTCCTGCACGAGGTCGATCTGATCAACACCCGCCGGCGCACCAAGGTCCTCCAGCTCGCGGCCGAGCTGCTCGGCCGGCGCATGGGTCCGGCCGGCCCGGAACTCGCCGGCACCCGGATCGCCGTGCTCGGCGCCACCTTCAAGCCCAACTCCGACGACATCCGGGACGCGCCGGCCCTGGCCATCGCGGCGGCCCTCGCCCGCGCCGGCGCCGAAGTCCGCGTCTACGACCCCGAGGGCCGGGACAACGCCGAACGCGCCCAGCCGGACCTGCTGCACAAGAAGTCCATGGACGACGCGGTCCGCGACACCGACCTGGTCTGCGTCCTGACCGAATGGGCTGAGTTCCGCAACGCCGACCCGGCCGAACTGGCACCGCTGGCAGCCCACCGCAACGTGATCGACGGCCGCAACTGCCTGCCCCCGGCCGCCTGGACCGCCGCCGGCTGGCGCTACCGCGGCATGGGCCGCCCCGCCCCCGCCTGA
- a CDS encoding DUF397 domain-containing protein, whose translation MDLSHAHWKKSTRSGIDSNCVEVTTNLPAAVAVRDTKNRQGGTLLFTHAEWQAFIEGAKAGEFDL comes from the coding sequence GTGGACCTCTCCCACGCCCACTGGAAGAAAAGCACCCGAAGCGGCATCGACAGCAACTGCGTCGAGGTAACCACCAACCTCCCGGCCGCAGTAGCCGTCCGCGACACCAAGAACCGCCAGGGCGGCACCCTCCTGTTCACCCACGCCGAATGGCAGGCCTTCATCGAGGGCGCCAAGGCCGGCGAGTTCGACCTGTAA
- a CDS encoding helix-turn-helix transcriptional regulator, whose protein sequence is MPATRQAPTARLRRLAAELRRLRAESGQTRETIEEKTRINTATLYRIESARVRPQKRTLLALLDLYGVDDEAERERLVGLSRDSRQLDWLQHYEPGLPAAYQTYISFESEANRLQNYESSYIPGLLQTEAYTQEVIRSMRPSETDEGVHQRIKVRRRRQEALHKDAALSLWAVIDEAAIRRTVGGEAVMREQLDHLLKVAESPSVTLQIIPYHAGAHPGMPGAFVVMEFPHDDPALVYTESTSGGLLLEGQADVERYRWIFQRLVAQALSPAETTKLIRSL, encoded by the coding sequence ATGCCGGCAACCAGGCAGGCCCCGACCGCACGGCTCCGCAGGCTGGCCGCGGAGCTGCGCCGACTGCGAGCGGAGTCCGGGCAGACCCGGGAGACCATCGAAGAGAAGACCCGGATCAACACGGCCACGCTCTACCGGATCGAAAGCGCCCGGGTGCGCCCCCAGAAACGCACCCTGCTGGCGCTGCTCGACCTGTACGGCGTCGACGACGAGGCGGAACGGGAACGGCTGGTCGGGCTGTCCCGCGACTCCCGCCAGCTCGACTGGCTGCAACACTACGAACCCGGCCTGCCGGCGGCCTACCAGACGTACATCAGCTTCGAGTCGGAGGCCAACCGCCTGCAGAACTACGAGAGCTCGTACATCCCCGGGCTGCTGCAGACCGAGGCGTACACCCAGGAAGTCATCCGCAGCATGCGCCCCAGCGAGACCGACGAGGGTGTGCACCAACGCATCAAGGTCCGCCGCCGGCGCCAGGAAGCCCTGCACAAAGACGCCGCCCTGAGCCTCTGGGCGGTCATCGACGAGGCAGCCATCCGCCGCACCGTGGGCGGCGAAGCGGTGATGCGCGAACAGCTCGACCACCTGCTCAAGGTGGCCGAGTCACCCTCGGTGACGCTGCAGATCATCCCCTATCACGCGGGCGCCCACCCGGGCATGCCAGGAGCCTTCGTCGTCATGGAATTCCCCCACGACGACCCGGCCCTCGTCTACACCGAGAGCACCAGCGGCGGCCTCCTCCTCGAAGGCCAAGCCGACGTCGAACGCTACCGCTGGATCTTCCAACGCCTGGTGGCCCAGGCCCTGAGCCCCGCCGAAACCACAAAACTCATCCGCTCACTCTGA
- a CDS encoding NAD(P)/FAD-dependent oxidoreductase, with translation MTRVRTALVVGGGIAGPVAAAALHKAGIAATVVEAYPSGGRGGRIALAPNGLDALGVVGAREAVAAHATPLRRSILTFGRSGVELPVLPDLPPLHLVERSALHAALAANAAPVPLWYGKRLVHAHDTGEQVIATLADGSTLAADVLIGADGVRSAVRGIIDPHAPHPRFTGVLGFEGVAAHEVDAEPGTLTFAFGRRGYYLFWPMPGGGTVWGANLPWPRPLRITEARETPPEEWLRVLRDTYGEDDPGGALIRSTSAASLVVSGGLEIMPSVPHWYRGRMVLTGDAVHAPSNSSGQGASLAMESAVQLARCLRDLPLAEALPAYEKLRRPRVEKIARQAARINHRKAPGAAARLVLPVLMRMLLRTAMNAERTLGEQQRHRIAWDEPVSAGQSAFWSR, from the coding sequence ATGACCCGAGTTCGCACCGCGCTGGTCGTCGGCGGCGGCATAGCCGGTCCGGTGGCCGCAGCGGCACTGCACAAGGCGGGCATCGCGGCAACAGTCGTGGAAGCCTATCCGTCCGGCGGACGCGGCGGCCGGATCGCGCTGGCGCCCAACGGCCTGGACGCCCTCGGCGTCGTCGGCGCCCGGGAGGCCGTCGCCGCGCACGCGACGCCGTTGCGCCGCAGCATCCTGACCTTCGGCCGGAGCGGCGTCGAGCTACCGGTGCTGCCGGACCTGCCGCCGTTGCACCTGGTCGAGCGCTCGGCCCTGCACGCTGCGCTCGCTGCCAACGCGGCCCCGGTTCCGCTGTGGTACGGCAAACGGCTCGTGCACGCCCACGACACCGGTGAGCAGGTCATCGCCACCCTCGCCGACGGCAGCACCCTCGCGGCGGACGTGCTGATCGGTGCGGACGGGGTGCGGTCGGCCGTACGCGGCATCATCGATCCGCACGCGCCACACCCGCGGTTCACCGGCGTGCTCGGCTTCGAGGGCGTCGCGGCGCACGAGGTGGATGCTGAGCCGGGCACCCTGACGTTCGCGTTCGGACGCCGCGGCTACTACCTGTTCTGGCCGATGCCCGGCGGCGGCACGGTCTGGGGCGCCAACCTGCCCTGGCCCCGCCCGCTGCGGATCACCGAGGCCCGCGAGACGCCGCCGGAGGAGTGGCTGCGCGTGCTGCGTGACACGTACGGCGAGGACGACCCCGGTGGCGCCCTGATCCGCAGCACCAGCGCGGCCAGTCTGGTGGTCAGCGGCGGGCTGGAAATCATGCCGAGCGTGCCGCACTGGTATCGCGGCCGGATGGTGCTGACCGGTGACGCCGTGCACGCCCCGTCGAACAGCTCCGGTCAGGGTGCGTCACTCGCCATGGAGAGCGCCGTCCAACTTGCCCGGTGCCTGCGCGATCTGCCCCTGGCCGAGGCGTTGCCCGCGTACGAGAAACTCCGCCGTCCCCGGGTCGAGAAGATCGCCCGGCAGGCGGCCCGGATCAACCACCGCAAGGCCCCGGGAGCCGCCGCCCGCCTGGTGCTGCCGGTGCTGATGAGGATGCTCCTGCGCACCGCGATGAACGCCGAACGCACGCTCGGCGAGCAGCAACGGCATCGCATCGCGTGGGACGAGCCGGTCTCCGCGGGTCAGTCCGCATTCTGGTCGCGGTGA
- a CDS encoding PadR family transcriptional regulator, translating to MKRRKVASMLALAVLSALVERPMHPYEMAVVLRERGKDEDMEIKWGSLYTVVRNLARHELIEQVGTQRDGRRPERTVYRLTAAGRAELLDWIRELIAWPTAEHPRFRAGLSVLAVLHPDEATALLRDRLTRLREGIAAAGAALARHRREVPRLFLIEAEYDMAIRVAEADWIEALLAGLETGTFPGLADWRAFQERQPPGGTA from the coding sequence ATGAAGCGGCGCAAGGTGGCGAGCATGCTGGCCCTCGCGGTGTTGTCGGCGCTGGTCGAACGGCCCATGCACCCGTACGAGATGGCCGTTGTCCTGCGCGAACGCGGCAAGGACGAGGACATGGAGATCAAGTGGGGCTCGCTCTACACGGTCGTACGCAACCTCGCCCGGCATGAGCTGATCGAGCAGGTCGGCACGCAGCGCGACGGGCGCCGCCCGGAGCGCACGGTCTACCGCCTCACCGCCGCCGGCCGGGCCGAGCTGCTCGACTGGATCCGCGAGCTGATCGCCTGGCCCACCGCGGAACACCCGCGCTTCCGGGCCGGGCTGTCGGTGCTGGCGGTGCTGCACCCCGACGAGGCGACGGCCCTGCTGCGCGATCGGCTCACCCGGCTGCGCGAGGGCATCGCTGCGGCTGGTGCGGCCCTGGCGCGTCACCGACGTGAGGTGCCGCGGCTGTTCCTCATCGAAGCCGAGTACGACATGGCGATCCGGGTGGCGGAAGCGGACTGGATCGAGGCGCTGCTGGCCGGGCTCGAAACCGGCACGTTCCCCGGCCTCGCCGACTGGCGGGCCTTCCAGGAAAGGCAACCACCAGGAGGCACAGCATGA
- a CDS encoding RNA polymerase sigma factor SigF, whose protein sequence is MIETLTFAEQDARATELMDRFCRLPDGHPRRAAARERAIEAWLPMARHLARRYAGRGEPMDDLVQVAVVGLIKAVDRYEPGRGTDFAAFAIPTVVGEIKRHFRDRTWSVRVPRRLQELRQAISAAASTLTHDLGRSPTVADVAAHLGVTEEEVIEGLEGARAYRATSLSTPVGAGETAELGDLLGGADEGYALIEARVALKPALATLSERERTILTLRFFGNLTQSQIAQEVGISQMHVSRLITKSLETLREHLS, encoded by the coding sequence ATGATCGAGACTCTCACGTTCGCCGAGCAGGACGCGCGGGCCACCGAGTTGATGGACCGTTTCTGCCGCCTGCCCGACGGGCACCCGCGCCGCGCGGCCGCCCGGGAGCGGGCCATCGAGGCATGGCTGCCGATGGCCCGGCACCTGGCCCGCCGCTACGCCGGACGCGGTGAGCCGATGGACGACCTCGTGCAGGTCGCCGTCGTGGGTCTGATCAAGGCCGTCGACCGGTACGAGCCCGGGCGGGGCACCGACTTCGCGGCGTTCGCGATCCCCACGGTGGTCGGCGAGATCAAGCGGCACTTCCGGGACCGGACCTGGTCGGTACGGGTGCCGCGGCGGCTGCAGGAGCTGCGCCAGGCGATCAGCGCGGCGGCGAGCACGCTGACCCATGACCTCGGGCGCTCCCCCACCGTCGCGGATGTCGCCGCGCACCTGGGCGTCACCGAGGAAGAGGTGATCGAGGGGCTCGAGGGCGCGCGCGCCTACCGGGCGACCTCGCTGTCCACCCCGGTCGGTGCGGGCGAGACGGCCGAGCTGGGCGATCTGCTGGGCGGTGCCGACGAGGGTTACGCGCTGATCGAAGCGCGGGTGGCCCTCAAGCCGGCGCTGGCGACCCTGAGCGAGCGCGAACGCACGATTCTCACCCTGCGGTTCTTCGGCAACCTCACCCAGTCGCAGATCGCCCAGGAGGTCGGGATCTCCCAGATGCATGTCTCCCGGCTGATCACCAAGTCTCTGGAAACCTTGCGCGAGCACCTCAGCTGA